The DNA segment tgagaaaactagatataaatgagaaaactagaaaactaactaaaatccactaagggtgaagggggtgctcacctaataggtgagtcccctctcttacgccaaaccaatccccgtgtgccacgtcaactcccctcttaaactcccataacaccccaatttgatggcgccactcccctcttaactacccttgtttttttattcaaaaaaaaaaaaaacaaaacaaaacaattgaTTGGTTGGAAAGTTGATTGGCCCCACCATCTCTCCTTCTTCAATCGGTGAACCCACACCCAAAACCCACCCCGAATCGGGACCCCgcggtgatggcggcggtgttcccgatcggggaaaccCCTCACCGAATCACCTCCCCGAATACGCCCCGGACACCctaaaaaggagggggagggagacttttaatgaaggaggggtaaaattggaaaaaaaaaatatataacttttcaaacatttcccatttctccatacgttatcattttaaaacaaaaatggcaccataagatcacaaattttcttatctttcattcaagtatattcgagcatattttttacgacataaaaaaagatttatggtgtcgtcttgttttcaacactattattatagtagtgcacatgtgtaatataacatgtactacaattgcattacatgcttaaaattagctttttgagtctagtttagcttttagggttagtttttttggaggtttaggattaggattaagtttttgggtgtggggggagggagggtttaggtttttaggggggggggggtttaggtttttttttttttttttggggggggggggttaggcttttggtgggagagtgaatttaggtttttgggggtggggggggggggggggtttaggtttttggggggtgtcggtggggggtgggttaagtggtttaggctttctgtattagtgcacatgtgcagtacaacaaatttttttattttattttattttttttgaaattttttttccatacataaaaagtagcgatttttctttagaaaattgtaaaaaaaaaataaaaaaatttggtattttttttgtattttttgttagttttttggttttctcatttaaactagttttttggttttctcatatatatatatatatatatatatatttgcagATTTAGTAGTCTATCTAAAATTTTCTTCTTTTAGTTTTAATCAAGATTCTTTTATTGATTGTAGAGAAGTACTTTCAAATTTTTTATGTTATATGACAGgtatatattatgttcatgatTTAAATGTGTTTTTTAACAAAATGTGTAACAGTCAAAATGATAAACATCAATGATCAATCACCTGATATGGTACTGTATATACACGACACAAAAACAAGATTTTATACATCAGTAAAGAATCTCTGTTGTAACTTTTACATGACTAAAAGGTTCATTTAAATGCATACAATGAAATATAAAAAATTTGAACATGAGATATTGCTAAACAAATCTGGCCTATGGCCAACCCCAAACATTGGTAAAGAGATACAACATGAGTAGCGATGTAGGGTATAACATATAACCCAGGTACCCGGTCCAAAGTGGGAAAATTGTCCTCGTACTCGTGAAAATTCCCATCACTCCACAAATAATCAAAACAACTAGAACTTCAGCCGATACGTCCCATGGTAAATCTCTTATATACACCGTCAACAAAAATGTTGTCAAGCTACTCATATTGCTCATGAACACTCCTGAATAGATCTGCAAAACGATAAAATACATAAATAAGGCCTAACTACTTTTCAACATTAGTCGTTTTAGTTGCAAATCTCGTCTATATGGTGACGTGTTAAAAACATGGAATACTATACTCTACATGTAAAAAAGGTCTTTGGAGCTAGGGAGTCTTTGTGAAGCAGTCTTTCTACCCTCTGGGATAGAAGAAGCATTTTCCGTCATTACACCACCAATATCTTTGTTATAAGCGAGACTTTATAAGGTACGTTTGTCTACTATCTATATGGTGTTGATAAAACTTGAAAGTAATGTATCTTAAAAGTGAATTTAAAACTAAAAGTAATCTAGTAAGTGGATGAATGAATAGATGAAAATACCTGAGAAAGAGTTAAAGATACAGCGCGTTGAGTCTTGTGGCCTGCTGAATTGATCGTTGATAAGAGACGTGGTATGTTTATGGCACACGGTATGATAACGTATGGGATAAGGAAGGAAGGGATGTTTGCATCAGTAGCAAAACCCGAAACATTCATTATGAGTGGAAGTGCAATGAGAGCCGTCACAACGGTCCCAGAAAGTACCAAAGCCAAAGCCTTCAAGTACTCCCAAATCAAACCATCATCATTAAAGTTTTTCTTCTTGGGTATCAAAGGTAGTTGTTCTTCATCTGCGCCCTATATATAGAAATACAACAAAAGTCACTTTATTTCTTAATAACCCGATCCTTGTACGAATGGTGTTTTCGTTTAGAGCTGTTTTTGAGTTAAAGAAGGTTGATTACCTTTTGAGATCTTTTAAAGATTCTAAGAGGATTATAATCATTTTCAGAGAGTGATTTCCTTGCCTCTTGGAGCCATTTTGTTAAAATTGTAACGAGCTCGTCTTCTTGAATACAGTGGTCACCATTGAAGTCAAACTTCTCGATGATTCTTTCTACAAGATCATCACTTAGTTCGCCATCTGCTTGCAGATGTATTCCTAAAAGTAAAGTTTTCAACTCAGCATGAGTCACTTTACCATCATGATTTTTGTCAAGTTGTTGGTGAAGACTGCACATCAATATTTCACTAGATCTTAAGTGTTtttgaaataataaaaaaagacaTAACTTTAAAGGCGGGTACTAACTCTTTAATAAGCTGCACATTTGTTTTTCCGTTTGTAGATAGTAGTTTCAGTAATTTGTTCTTGACAAATTTTTGCATAATGTAATCGAATCTTCTGTTTTGAATCCATGGTTGGAAGATCTACATATAAATCAAAAATGGTTATCTTCACAAGAAATATGAAATGTTTATGTGTCAGCGGTATTAATCAGTTTATTATTTTCATTTTGTTAAAATCTTTTTATGTTAATTTTAAAAAGTAGTACCATTATCCCCACTGTTAGATAAATTTATCCTAGATATTGTGTGGCTTGAGACACAAAAGGCTAACCTGATACACCGCGTAACCAATGAAGAAAGCCGAAGTAAGAATGAGAGTGAGCAGAACTATCTCTCGGGTGACCGTAGTCACATTGATGATCTTTGGGAGTTGAAGAATGACAAACGGGATCATTGATACAAGCATGATTCGGGCAGTGTGGCTTGTTTCACTATCAGTTGTAACACCATATGCTAAGACAAAAATAAGACATAAGAGTTAACCAAAGCCGATACTTTGGCTTGTGATGTCTGGTTGCTTATATTCTGTGTAAGAAATTTGACTAATATAACAACCTGATAATTTCTTTATAAATGATGGCTCTTCTCCTGGAATATGTGGTAAAGTGGTATCGTTATCAACTGCAAGATCATAGCTCCCGAAAGCTATGACAGATGGCCAAATCAATGTTAAACTCATAACTGCTGATCCCGCTAGCACATTCATTCCCATTGCGGCACTAAACGATGCCCCCGTATCGTCGCTCGTCAATCCATTCTCTGCAAAGTTATGTGTCAATAATATTAGAGTAAACAGCCATTTCGTCCATGTGGTTAGATCGTTTTTGTCACTCTCATCCAAAAAGTTTTTTTCTCGCATCTAGGTCCTTGTGGTTTCAAAatattgtcattttcatccacaTCGTTAACCACATCCGATTTTTTGCGTTAAAGTATTTATATCCTTTTATATTTGTATTTTATATTGTGAAAAAATTGTTGAGCCGAGGGTCCTGTTAGGAGTTCCTCTGGCTCTCTATCTCTTGTGAAACCGTAATAAAGCTAACTTTTGCTTTCATCTCACCCACCTAAACCCTATTCTCCTAATAGTGAGTATGTTTGTTTACTACATGACCGGCCCTGAGGGTGGGTGGGGAGTACCACCGgacagggcccgatatttcgaaaGGTACGTTATATaaaaaaatccgatatatatgtaaaaaaagtaaattaatagggtatacccatataaacaccaacataggcccacttacaaaactacttttctggtttagattagttattagccaaTTGTCACTAGGTTTAGATCGCCTAATACCCAATTGCGTTAAGGCATAAGGGCATGTTTTTTTGAGTTcaaacagggtacacgaattctcgaGGCCGGCCCTGGtttactaaaatattttgttATATTATATTTGTTACTTACTCTTGGTGATTTCGTTTATTTATTGAGTCTTATAAAAGTCCCTCAATTTTTTAAAAAACGGGTGACTTGACGACTTGTATACATGTCCACCATGGATACAAGTGGGTCAAGTTAtgttatactttttttttttgaacggcaagttATGTTATACCTAGGAGCTATATCATCAACTCACA comes from the Helianthus annuus cultivar XRQ/B chromosome 4, HanXRQr2.0-SUNRISE, whole genome shotgun sequence genome and includes:
- the LOC110937275 gene encoding sodium/calcium exchanger NCL2; the protein is MKTYRKFDSFIIFVAVLMSFFGIIEGATVTCVPPYGFLPCTSGLWGRLFLIMVYQYLMSMGQGYISNGSDKFFSLIGPGIFGAGLFYILANFPMLFLILENGLTSDDTGASFSAAMGMNVLAGSAVMSLTLIWPSVIAFGSYDLAVDNDTTLPHIPGEEPSFIKKLSAYGVTTDSETSHTARIMLVSMIPFVILQLPKIINVTTVTREIVLLTLILTSAFFIGYAVYQIFQPWIQNRRFDYIMQKFVKNKLLKLLSTNGKTNVQLIKDLHQQLDKNHDGKVTHAELKTLLLGIHLQADGELSDDLVERIIEKFDFNGDHCIQEDELVTILTKWLQEARKSLSENDYNPLRIFKRSQKGADEEQLPLIPKKKNFNDDGLIWEYLKALALVLSGTVVTALIALPLIMNVSGFATDANIPSFLIPYVIIPCAINIPRLLSTINSAGHKTQRAVSLTLSQIYSGVFMSNMSSLTTFLLTVYIRDLPWDVSAEVLVVLIICGVMGIFTSTRTIFPLWTGYLGYMLYPTSLLMLYLFTNVWGWP